A window of the Bactrocera neohumeralis isolate Rockhampton unplaced genomic scaffold, APGP_CSIRO_Bneo_wtdbg2-racon-allhic-juicebox.fasta_v2 cluster09, whole genome shotgun sequence genome harbors these coding sequences:
- the LOC126764456 gene encoding uncharacterized protein LOC126764456 gives MSVEMATKWHVYSANEIRVKIHNLSNKYRDERKSIGPSGGSPSTWEFYPKINSILGSYKSFNLETLVEESTVHEVVDCASPLNSSSITLDSQEELPFVDEEPF, from the exons ATGTCTGTAGAAATGGCCACAAAGTGGCATGTATATTCCGCTAATGAAATTCGTGtgaaaatacataatttgtcaaataaatacaG agaTGAGAGGAAATCTATTGGTCCTTCTGGCGGCAGCCCTTCGACATGGGAATTCTACCCTAAAATAAATAGTATCCTAGGGAGCTATAAAAGTTTCAATTTGGAAACATTGGTGGAGGAGAGCACAG TTCACGAAGTTGTAGACTGTGCATCACCCCTTAACAGCTCTTCCATTACGCTGGATTCCCAGGAAGAATTGCCGTTTGTAGACGAGGAACCTTtctag